From the genome of Aspergillus oryzae RIB40 DNA, chromosome 4:
CGTTCTCGTCCATTGGGTAGCATTTGTACTGACCTCTGCAGATCATGGGTGTGGCCATGTTCGTCCTTAACATCTATAGTAAGCTCGGTTCCCCAAGTTTGATAATTGTGTAAAGCTAACCGTCCAGTGATCAAATACGGCTTCGGCAAGAATATCTGGGATATCCCCTTCGATGACATCACTCAATTCTACAAGGTTAGCCATCGCTGCCATCCGACTGCCCTGGTCGAACCGTGTTAGTATTAACTTCCCTTTAGTACTTCCAAGGTTTCGCCGTGATGTATAAGATACAAATCTCCCTCGCCAAAATCTCCGTCTGTCTGTTCCTGCTCCGGATCTTCCAATCCCGCATGTTCCGCACGCTCGCATATACGCTCATCGGAATTAACGCATCGATCGGCATCACTTGGGCACTTGTGGATGGGCTGAGATGCAGTCCGGTCCATTTAGCTTGGGATGGTTGGGCGAACGAGGATCCCGGCACATGCATTGATTTTATCGATGCCATCTTGGGCAACTGTCTGGTGAATATCATTGTCGACGCCATCATGGTCTTGATGCCAGTCTATGAAGTGAGCAAGCTGCAGCTGCCATTATACAAGAAGCTCACCGTTGGTCTGATGTTTGTGATGGGATCTGTGTATGGAATCccctgtctctctctctcgatATCTGCGGTGTCGCTAATAATTAATTTCATAGCTTGACCATCATCGGCATTATTCGAGTAGTCGTGTTCTGGAATAACCGCTGGGGCCAGAATCAGACTGGTACGTGGTCCATGTATTCACCGGGTTTCATTAGTGACTATTGCTAATCCAACTCAGCCGGCATCTATCCCCTGATCCACTGGTCCGTCATCGAATCGCAAGTTGCCATCATCTGCGCCTGTCTTCCGTCGTCCCGAGCGCTGCTCAACCACTTCTTCCCTGGCATTTTTAGCGGGTCGACCAAGCGAACGTACGCCACGGGACCGAGCAATTGGTACGCCAAGGGCCAGTCGAATGGACAGAGCAAGATCAACAAGTCTGTCAGCTACACCGTTCAGTActcgtcatcgtcacagAGAGATGATTCGAATGATTTGAATGATTCGAATGACTCGAACAGTGTGGTGCAattggttgatattgatcgGAAACCAAATTATTAGCGGGAATAAAGTGTTTTATAGAAAATCATTTAATGAAATTTCTTACGTTGCGTCGTGAATGTCGCTCCTCGCTGGTATGACTGTGTAGTCTGCATGATGGGGTGACAGTCCTTCAGGCAATTCTATATTATACAGGAGGACAGTAATATACAGGGACAAAGGGGGAAACAACAAACGCCAGCCAACCCATAAAAATGCAACAAAGAGGATAAAAATGCGAAGGAAATCTCACACAGCCTCCCAATCCATAGCATCGACAATAAAATCCCAATCTGCTTCCGAATCGCCCGACAAGGCGTTACCAGTACCGTTCTCGACCCTAGCGACCTGCTCCCGAGCCAGTGCAAGTCCGTCTTCCAAACCGACAAAGATTTCTGATAGGATATGGTCGAAATCATAGCTTTCGAGCGGCATTGCACTCTCCTCCGGTCGATGGAACGAATCTTTCTCCGCCTCTTCTTTCGACATGTCGGCTGTCTTCCACCGATTGCGAAGTTCCTTCGCTTTCCTCAACTGCTCGCGTACGTTTCCAGTGCCGAGAACAGAATGCAATGGACAGCTCTCCCTCTCTAGTGTGTCCAGGACATTGGCATGATACCGATGCATAGCCGCAATGGACCTATTTCGCCCAAGCCTCGGAGTCGATTGCGATCTAGTAATAGCACCAGTGACCGTCACGCCGAAAACGCCGAGTAAATGCACGATTGCCCGCTCCAGAAGCGCATAGTACTCGAAGAAATCAATCTTAAACATGATCTCGGCATGCGCGACATCAACACCACTGTCAGCGGGTAGCGTAGCCAGGCGGTAACCCTCCGCCAGAAAGGGTAATTTCCACTTTAATCGCCCGACAATTTTCATGAAGCGGGCCAGTTCCTGCGAGGGAGGTGGGTGGTTCGGCCCTCGGGTATGATTCTGCCCTCGGGGCGTAGACGATGACCGTTTCGTTTCTTCTGGACGAGGGGCCCATCGTGATTCGAGTAGACTGGACGTGGTCCTCGATGGCATTTCGATAACCTTTGGCTGGCTGGAACTGATGTCAGAGATGGTCTTTGCGGCGCCGAGCGGAAAACAGCTTCAGGTTTTGGTTGTGATCAGAGTGGAACCATGGAACCACTCCCGGGCTAACTCGCGATTGGTATAGTGGTTTCACATTGATCGCGAACTGGTCCTGCTTGCGAACATTTCTAGAAGACTAGAACCTGTTTGGCGCTTTTTCAGGCTGATCTAGATTTTTTCCCAGAGCTGTGTCTTGGTTTGTTTTATGCCTAGAAAATATCTTGATGAGTCACTCGGAATGATCACAAATCTTGGTAGCTTGGCTCCGATGGAGACAGATGTAATCGAGACTCCTTTGTGGATTTCGTCAACTCAGGAGAACCTGGAAGGAAAGACATTTTGACTTCAtttcgaaagaaaagatgagTCGAACTGGACAGTCCGGAAAAGATCACAATGAACCCCTGAGGCATGAATCGAATAATGAGAAGGGTAGGCGGTGAGACTGTCTAGCGTCGCTCATGTGAAGATCTTTTGTCAAACAAAGAACAGAGTGCGATTTAAGTGTGGAGACTATCTAGGGAGTTGGAGAACTACTCTTAGCAAGGCAATGTCACGGGTAGGAGAAACgtgagagaaaagggaacCTACTAATCAGAGGCGGGATTCGAACCCACAGGTGCTCTTGGAAAACGCCTCCGAAAGACGGAGGTTACGGATTTGGAAGTACAAAAGTCGTACTTTACCTGATATAGCTTAGCGTCTAGGACGCATGTGCTGAATTAGCATTTATCAAGAGAGCTCTACCAGCTTCACCTATACAAGACATTGTAGATCTGACTGGGATCAACAGTCTTCAGCTCTAGGTTCTACATCGAAAGTATGAACTGCTAGAATCCAGCATAGAAATCTTCCAAAACTCTGCAGTCGCACGTAAACCAATTCCCCGACCAGTTTagcaaatatatatttttggaAAGTTGAACTTGTTCatgcatgtatatatacaggaaGACTCGGATCATTGTTCAATCACTTCAAAGTTCAACTCCCAATCTGGATCCGACTCTTCTTCCGAGTCCGTATCCGACGCTGCATCTGGATTGAATGTCCATGGCCCCCACATATTCCTACATGGAATCTCAACATCATGGGGAGGGTCAGGAGCAAATGAGACGGGAGTAAGCGCTCCCTTACCCAGCATTTCGACCCGGGGAGGCTCATTCAACTGATCGATCTgctgcttcatcttcctcacCTTTTGTACATATTCATTGTCTATCTTGTCCACAGGCAACGTCACTAGTTGCATCCCCTCAAGCCCCTGACTCTGCAACGCATTACGtaacatcctcttcctccagtgctcatcttcctcatcctcatcagtAAAAGCATCGTCACCTCCCAGAACCGACCGAATGGCAGCAGCCCACATGCGTCGCCATCGACCACAATGCAGGATATGATGCAAGGCTACTTGGTCTCCTTCGCTCGGCCTTTCCAGGTGCGGCGCATACGGACCGGTCGCCAACCTTGCAAACCCGGGATAACTAGAACAAACCCAATCTGGGAGACAATAGGTGAAGTAGTCGATCCGTGTTCGTATATCGAAATAGGGGAGATTCTTTTCCGGCTGTAAGAAGGCGTCCATACTCCGCCCAAACAACTCCCCGTATATGATCATTTGGAAGGTGGCGCGGTCTGCCTCCGTGTAGATGGTGTAGGGTTCGCTCACCCCGCCATTCCAGAAGTTTGGCGTGGCGAACCACTGTCTACCGGCCATCTTGTCGATCTTGTCCGAGAGGGGGTTAATGATGGAGAACCGGGCTAGATGTGTTCTTCGAATGTCTTCTAATGTTAGGCCTGCATGTTGGAGGCAGAATTCATAGAGGCTGTCGATTCCACCTTGGAAGGCTTCGCGGAGGGCTAATGTGCGAGTTTCATCCCCTAATGCCCAGTCACTGACTTGGCGGGCTGTGGCAGCGACGAGGAAATGCGggtggggagaaaagaatgtAGGGGCCGAGGCGGCGGCTAGCCGCAGTATGGTGTTGGGGAGTGCTGTGTATAAACAATCACGGAGTCGGCgacatgatgatgctgcgtTGGTAAACGTCTCGATGTTATCGATGTAGAAGGggagaagacaaaggatTTCATTGGGGAGTTTGTCGAGACTCATGACGAGTGACATAAGCGAAGAACAATGGACGACGAAGTGGAGTGACAACGCAGGAGTGAGCAGTCTTTAAAAGGTGTTTGATGGTGAGGCTGAGTAATGTTCCACTAGTGTTGCCTATCAGCTTGAGTCATGTGTTGCTCTAACAAGGCTGAATGCTGAGCCACTGTGGGGTGAGATGCTGTCAGAAGGAAGCACCACTAAACCATAAATAGTGCCCGGACTCTAAGAGAGTCATTTAAGTGGTGTCCTAGCCAGGGGGCTACTTGCCAGGGGCATATATGTCCCGCCATTGTCATAGGATGTTCAACGTCGTGAGACACTGAAATTCGTTGAATTACCCGAGTTAACcgacttcctctcctctgcAGAGCCCATAGAGGTCAATTGTATGCCCAGTATTCACTGATCTCCGGCTAGCAATTGTTCTGCATTTCCTTCACTACTTCAGGTCCCACTGTGCAAGGATAATTATTAGTCAAACATACACTAGTAAAAGGGATATGagatttgtatatatttaatGTAGAGGTGGGACATGGATGAGAGTAGGAAGCCTGCCACTAGCTTAACATGTCCTAGTAATAAGGAGAGTGAGTATTAGTACGTAGGGCTTCACAGGTACATTTCTAGAGAGGAACAGCTGGAGGAATGTTGTGCCTATTTTCTCAGGTGTCCATGTCACATTGTGAACTGACGTCAGAGGGTTTCCATCGCTTCGATCCATCAATGAAATCAACGCGATCGCCAGGGGAAATCGCAACCACGACAAATCTTTCATATATAATGAAAGGAGCTCTCTCAGTAATTGGCCTTTCACGCGTTGCGTTCCTTTactcctttcctctctcgtCGCGAGCTCGATCTACGCTGACCCCTACAATCATTCGCAACATGCCACAAAAGCGCAAACCATCGCAAAACGGTACCAGGGAAAATGGAACCAACAGCACCTCAGATACTAACAAGCGGGGCAAATCCGATCTATCATCACCGCATCCCAATTCGCGACAAGCGGAAGAATTTGGAATAGTCTTGCGACAATTCTACCCGCCCGAAATGAGCAACGAGCGGTGCCAAGCCTACAACGACGGAACGCTGGAACGGCCAATGGAGACATTGAATAGGGTCTGTGAAGAAACAGTAGATGCCCGTCTATCGATTCGGCCAAATGCGGCCGTGGTGCATTGGTTCAAGTCCGATCTGCGATTGCATGATAATCGCGCTTTACGGAAGGCATATGAGGTTGCACGCGAACATTCCATCCCTCTTATCGCGCTCTACATTCTCTCACCGGAGGATCTCACGGCGCATTTAAGCAGTCCTGCACGGGTAGATTTGACGTTGAGGACGTTGGAGCAACTGAAGCTGGACTTGGGCGAGTTGGATATTCCCTTGCATATGGAAACGCAGGAGAGCCGGAGGGATATCCCGCAGCGCATTATTCATCTATGTCAAGAGTGGGGTGCCAATCACCTTTTTGCAAATATTGAGTACGAAGTTGATGAGCTTCGGCGAGAGGCAAAGTTGGTCCGGCTGTGCGTCGAGAACGGCATCGCCTTTGATGTGCTCCATGACACCTGCGTTGTTCCTCCAGGGTTACTCAGTAGTCAACAGGGAAAACAGTATGCTGTGTACAGTCCATGGTTTCGCTCCTGGCAGATGTTTCTTATGGATAATCCGGAGCATCTCGAAGTGTCGGAAGAACCTGGCTCTAATCCTGGGAATGCTCGGAAAGTCTTCAAGGACCTTTTCGCAAGCGAGGTCCCCGGAGCACCGAATAACAAGCGATTGTCcgatgaagaaagggaacACTTTCGTCAACTATATCCAGCGGGAGAGCACGAGGGTTTAGATCGCCTAGAAAGCTttctggaagagaaagccaCGGCTTACGATGATATGCGGAACTCACTATCTAAGCAGACCACATCAGTTCTAAGTCCGTACTTTGCCTCTGGATCATTGAGTGCTAGAACTGCGGTGGCTAAAGCtaagaaagcaaacaaaaacCAACTGGACCGAAATGAGCTTGGCTTTGTATCTTGGATCAGTGAGGTGGCATGGAGGGACTTTTACAAACACGTGTTGGTTCGTTGGCCGTTCATATGGTAAGCACGTGTCAATTTCCTGTGGATAATGTTAGGTCGAGCTAATACAGACAGCATGAACAAATGCTTCAAGCCTGAATTTACAGACCTCGAATGGGAATATAACATGGACTATTTTAACGCGTGGTGCGAGGGTAGAACCGGCTTCCCCATTGTCGACGCTGCCATGCGACAGATGAAAAGCTCCGCCTGGATGCACAACCGGTCTCGCATGATCGTCGCATCCTTTCTATCGAAGGATCTGTTGATAGACTGGCGACGCGGAGAGAGATACTTTATGGAACACCTCATCGACGGCGATTTCGCCTCCAACCACGGCGGCTGGGGGTTCGGCTCCAGCACCGGAGTCGATCCACAACCATACTTTCGCATCTTCAGTCCCTTACGTCAGAGCGAGCGATTCGACCCGGACGGGGATTATATACGGCGCTGGGTACCGGAGCTGCGTGAAATCGAGGGATCGGCTATTCATGATCCGTATGATCGCGGCGCGGGCGACTTGGCCGAGAAGAACGGATATCCGAGACCGATCGTAGATCATGCGACAAGGCGGGCGCTCGCCTTAGATCGGTATAAGAAGGCTGCTGGTGGAAAGTCGAGATAGATTTCTTATGGAACGTTAAATATCCTCAGCAACTACGGGCTCAGCATGGGGTAACGGCATGGACGCTAGCTCCCTATTTCGTGGTGGTATCCGTCAAAGGGACATTTTGCGAAAGTACTATACCAGCCTCTGTGTAGGCGGTAATACGGGACGATCCATAGTACTCCTTGCCAATGGATAGACTACTCCTCGGTGATCCAGTGACAACCAGGTGTTAAAATACGAGGAGAACCGTCTTCTGGAAGTGTTGTTGACACGTCAGACGTCTGATAAAAGCTTCGAAAAGCTGTTTAAAAGAATATCCTATTTCTAATACTGCTTGTGTATGTAGATCTAACTAAAGCACATTTATCGGTGGAACAGTTAAACAGTAACATATCGAATCATCCACCATACGTTAGCCAGATCACGAGATCCCACTGAAAAATCAGAAAACAAAGCCGGAGCGGAGAAGGCCCATAACGGACGAAAACAACCTTGAGGTGAGAACGAAGTGAACAGTGGAGAGGCTGACAGTCAGAATCTAACTGATACAAAACCATGCTTGGATCACTGCAGTTCCTGGATGACCTCCAAAAGACCGTCGCGAACACCACACGGAAGAGGCCAATCTTGAATACCACCAAAGGCGACCTCTTTATTCGTAAAATACCAATGCTCAATACTCTTAAGAACCATACGTGCCTTTTTGGAATATATGGCAGCAGCGGTATACCGAGGCTGTTGCCGTAGAGCTTGAGCGAAGCGTGTTGCTGGAATACCCCAGGGATGCACCTGAAAGTCGTCGACATAGTCCACATGTTCAAAGAGCAGACCTTGGTGTCCTCGGGGCCACTCTGCACGTGGTttatcgaagaaagaaagatcatcCGGACCTGCAAGTTGAAAGGTGTTAAGATAGGTTGCACGCTTGAACAAGCCTTTCGGGGCCCAGACACCATGCCTTTCGACGTGCCAGTGATAGTGTGCCGCGCGATGCTCGAGGTCAGTGGGCAGGGGGTCGATGacagaagctgaagggaaGGGATCCTCAGTGTCGAATTCGAAATCCACTAGCAAAGCATCTCCTGGAAGACATATCCCATTGTGTCCACGATCAGGTGCTCCTTGCTCCCGCTTGGCGTGTTGCTCCCGCTGGCGCCGTCTCTCCTCGTGTTCCTGGGCTTGCAATGTACTGATCCTAGCAAGAACGCCCCTTGTAGcctccttgagcttctcgaagcGAGTGACAATAGAGTCGTTCACGAAACCGCCCTGCGAGTTGGGTTGGAGCTCCTTGGCACATGGATTCACCATGCCAGTAACCCGACCGAACGAGGACGGGTCAATCTCTCCACGGTCATCGGCTGCTTGTTGCTCACGATACCAAAGGCAAAGACGGTCGAGGTCTTCGTGTGTCAGGGGATGCTGAAATATCGCGTTGTTGCCCCGTCTGACCTGAGAGATCGCTAGTCGAACCTCCCAAAGCCTTCGTTCCTTGCGCCAAGAGCGTAACACCAGGAGGAATCGGTGGCGATAGGTGGTCAACTCGATTATGTGAGTCTGTATCATCTCTCTGACCTTGATCAGTCTGAGTTTCTCGGTGGCAAAGCTGGGGTTAAGGCAGTAGTCTGTGCTATTCAGAAGTCTGCCGGTCCTGCTAGCGATGGTCCAAAAAGGGGGCTCGAGAGAAACATGCAAGACTGCAACATCAAACGCCACACGAGCTCTGATACCAGCACTCTCATCCACATGATCTGGAATGTTTAAGACCATGCCAACAGGGACAGTACCCAACCTAGGTTCCTTGTAGGTAGGTATTTCAGGCGGGGACTCCGTGAAGGACAGAATATCGGTAGATCGATAGGCATAGGCTGCAAATCGTTCAGGGAGAAACCAGAAGAGCGGGTACCCAGGGCATTTGATATTGGCCGACTGGTGTTGGTTTTGAAAGACGGCAGTTCTTCCACCAATGCTACGGTGCTGTTCATGGTTCACATGGTGTCTTTCGTTTGGGGTCTTCTCATCACCACCACGTTGGTTGGTCTCAGGGGTAGGCTGCTTTTTGCTTTCACCAGGACTGTCGACCGGGGCGTTGGGCTGGGCAGGCTTCGCCTCAGACAGTTCAGCTGCCGGCTGTGCTATACTGGCGGATGTAGAGGCATCAGGCGTTTCAGTCCTCTGTCTCTTAGGCGAAGGTTGACGATGGCGGCTTCCCCGTCGCAATCGACGTGTTCCGTGCATTTCCTCTGATGTGACTGTGGGGTGGTAATGCTTGAATACCAGATTGTTCATCGAGTTTATGGGATCATATACGGAGGGCACGGACAAGAGACACGAAAGTTAAGGGTGCGAAGGTGGAAGAACGCGAGATACGCCAGAAGGGTGTTTTGAATGTTACgcgagagaaagaacacaAATCTAACAGTGATCATCAGGAACAGAAAGACAAGGGCCCAGTGAATTGAACGCCACCTGCGCCACCATCAAACAAGCTACCAATAGGTGGCCGATATGAATCAAGGCAGTGACATATACGGGAAAGATAGGAAGCACTTTGACTCATAGCTTTCAGTGAATAACTGTCATGGCAAAGTACACTCCCAGTGATTGCCTCCAATGTAAGTATTTCTCAGTGGGTACCTGTGTGATATTAATACACAACTCATGTCTTCCATGGTTCAACTGAATCACGAACCTGCAATGACTACGCCGGAACGATATCCCAAGCTCTGGATTATCATCCACGTACTTTGTCCCCGTGATTGTCTCTGGGGCTACCCCGTGTTCCACCCAAGCCACCAACGCAGCCAAGATATTTTCATTCCCATTAAATGGCGTCATTGCTGGAGCAGGGCTACCACCCTGTCCAAATGCCCATGCGCCCGGCCCTGAGCTACAGTGGGACATGCCTGAGATGCGAAAAAAGCGGAAGAAGTTATCAAGctcggaggaagacatgTTCATAGCTGTCGCAAGATGATTGTAAAACCGCTCCGTGTTGAAGCTTGTTATCTTACCGTCCTGCTGCCCATGGAAGGTGATTATCTTTCCTCCTCGCTTTTCGTAGTTTGATAGGTCGTTCGGCCAGGTCCTGATATTCTGCGGATTCAAGTCATCCGCGACCTTTGCGTCGTGGATATCAAACTCAGCTGGATCCCAAGACGGGTTATAAACCACGTATTGAAACCATTCCTTAACATCATGCCTAAGTACACGATCACATTGAGATTAGGTGGACTTACTTTAGAATAACGGAATGGCTTCCCTGTATAAAGCTGGTCTGCGGCCTCTAGCTCGCTCCCTGGTTGCATTGCTGGGAATATCAGTTGTCCATCTTCGCCGTACATCGGACTAAAGACCTTCCGCACGATCTCTACTTGCGCAGGGCTGAGACAATTATTTATTCTATCGTCCGTACACTTTAATGCTTCTGGACAGAAATTGCACAAAGAGGGATCCTCGATGATTCCGTCATTGACACAGTCAAGTGTATCGCACTGTGTCAATACCTCCGCGTGGATCAGATCCTTCCATGTGGATACACTTATGAAGTCAGTAGAGTTAGCGGAGCCAGTAATTGGGAAGAAACTTGCTCTCCAAGAGACAAGACTGTTGAAGTCCACTGCCGGTGAGCCCGCGATAATGCCGTCGAAGTCGTCTGGGAATTCCACTGCAGAATTAATGCCTTGCCGTCCACCCAAGGAGCAGCCCAGATAGTATGACTTCCTATGAGGTTCTCCATAGAACGCTTGAGTGATTTCTTTGCCTATCACTGTGCTAAGATGAAGTCTGCTAACAGTCAGCTTTCTAGACCTGCATGGACACAATGCGACAACATGACATACGCTCTCCAAGCAAAATCCGCAAGAACATCCGAGTTCTGGTAAAACGAGGCAGCAGTCGTGCCATTGTGTCCGTTATTCGACCCGACAACGGCGAATCCATTTGCGGCCCCGTACGCAAGATCCTCATATTTTATACCTGTTCAGTCAGCGTTATCAGGACACTGTGATAATTACAGACCTCTGTTGACTAGGGGGTATCAACATACAACCATCGATACCACCATTTCCGGTCCCCAAAAACCTTCCCGTCCAATTTCTTGGGAGCCATATTTCTGTGGTAACGCTCGATCTGTTGGACGTCTCCACGTATAATGCGACACGGCAAAGGTCCACTGTGACAACCTGATTCGGGCGAGCACATGTTGCATCATTGTACGGCAAACTGAGATTTGTCCCCGCGGGCACATATTCAGTGAACTCACGATGTGCGTTCGCAGCCCTCGTATCAGGTGAAAAAGCTTGGCATGAGGCTGGGAAGTCAGTCCCCACGGCCAAGGCGAGAGATAGATTTACGCCGAGGAGGGTTAGCCACAGCGAGACCTTCATAATTACCTTGGTGTCAATATGAATAGGTAGTCCTTTGGTTTCTCACTGTTCCTCGGGTGTGGTGAAGTCCGACCGTGGATATCAAAGCTACAACtccaaagaggaaagaaatgcgCAGAAAGAGTCGGTCCCTTGCGTTCGACGTGGCGCTGAGCTAACTAGTCTCGTCCTTGGCGGCTGATCACTACGATATGCGGATGCGGTAATCTGAAGAGCCGGTGATGCTCGTACACATCGTGAGCAAACAGAGGtaaagaaaataaatgagACAGTGATTCGCAGGTTGTGATTAAGAGGGGCGTCCAACTTCAGTTGCAATCGGTAGTAAAGGCAGAGGTATCAATCATGGTGCTCTACACATATTAGATTAACAAAATGCTTGGCAAGCAGCTTGATTGGGTAGATCAGCCTCGATCATAGAGTAGACGAAGCTTCTATACACAAATCCAAAGGGTACAGCAATGCGATGTAGGTATCAATGCTTCAAGGTCAGCTTACAGTGGGGCAAACTaaatctacggagtacactgTACGCCTCGCATCGCGGACCGGAGTGCGGATTAAGTGGTCTGTGTACACGGATTAGATTGTAGGGAATTGTTAATTAGTGATTACTAATAATTAAGCGTTGATAATCGGGTCTGCACGAAGTTCAATCGAGGCTTAGGATTCGGCAGAAGACATGCATATCTCCACCCACAATATATTAACATGCTACTCCCGAGTACAGGCGCTAATTATAAGAATATAGGGTTAGCCGCCGTATGCAGTACCaagcaacatcctcacaTCAACCATGATTCACAATATCCTCCTCACCGGTTCCTCGGGCTATCTTGGGGGTACCCTGCTCGCGCGCCTCAAAAGGGCAGATTTACCTCCATACGGCAAGGTTTATGCTCTTGTTCGCTCTGAAA
Proteins encoded in this window:
- a CDS encoding uncharacterized protein (predicted protein), with amino-acid sequence MKVSLWLTLLGVNLSLALAVGTDFPASCQAFSPDTRAANAHREFTEYVPAGTNLSLPYNDATCARPNQVVTVDLCRVALYVETSNRSSVTTEIWLPRNWTGRFLGTGNGGIDGCIKYEDLAYGAANGFAVVGSNNGHNGTTAASFYQNSDVLADFAWRALHLSTVIGKEITQAFYGEPHRKSYYLGCSLGGRQGINSAVEFPDDFDGIIAGSPAVDFNSLVSWRASFFPITGSANSTDFISVSTWKDLIHAEVLTQCDTLDCVNDGIIEDPSLCNFCPEALKCTDDRINNCLSPAQVEIVRKVFSPMYGEDGQLIFPAMQPGSELEAADQLYTGKPFRYSKEWFQYVVYNPSWDPAEFDIHDAKVADDLNPQNIRTWPNDLSNYEKRGGKIITFHGQQDGKITSFNTERFYNHLATAMNMSSSELDNFFRFFRISGMSHCSSGPGAWAFGQGGSPAPAMTPFNGNENILAALVAWVEHGVAPETITGTKYVDDNPELGISFRRSHCRYPLRNTYIGGNHWECTLP
- a CDS encoding deoxyribodipyrimidine photo-lyase PHR1 (deoxyribodipyrimidine photolyase), with translation MKGALSVIGLSRVAFLYSFPLSSRARSTLTPTIIRNMPQKRKPSQNGTRENGTNSTSDTNKRGKSDLSSPHPNSRQAEEFGIVLRQFYPPEMSNERCQAYNDGTLERPMETLNRVCEETVDARLSIRPNAAVVHWFKSDLRLHDNRALRKAYEVAREHSIPLIALYILSPEDLTAHLSSPARVDLTLRTLEQLKLDLGELDIPLHMETQESRRDIPQRIIHLCQEWGANHLFANIEYEVDELRREAKLVRLCVENGIAFDVLHDTCVVPPGLLSSQQGKQYAVYSPWFRSWQMFLMDNPEHLEVSEEPGSNPGNARKVFKDLFASEVPGAPNNKRLSDEEREHFRQLYPAGEHEGLDRLESFLEEKATAYDDMRNSLSKQTTSVLSPYFASGSLSARTAVAKAKKANKNQLDRNELGFVSWISEVAWRDFYKHVLVRWPFICMNKCFKPEFTDLEWEYNMDYFNAWCEGRTGFPIVDAAMRQMKSSAWMHNRSRMIVASFLSKDLLIDWRRGERYFMEHLIDGDFASNHGGWGFGSSTGVDPQPYFRIFSPLRQSERFDPDGDYIRRWVPELREIEGSAIHDPYDRGAGDLAEKNGYPRPIVDHATRRALALDRYKKAAGGKSR
- a CDS encoding uncharacterized protein (predicted protein); translation: MSLDKLPNEILCLLPFYIDNIETFTNAASSCRRLRDCLYTALPNTILRLAAASAPTFFSPHPHFLVAATARQVSDWALGDETRTLALREAFQGGIDSLYEFCLQHAGLTLEDIRRTHLARFSIINPLSDKIDKMAGRQWFATPNFWNGGVSEPYTIYTEADRATFQMIIYGELFGRSMDAFLQPEKNLPYFDIRTRIDYFTYCLPDWVCSSYPGFARLATGPYAPHLERPSEGDQVALHHILHCGRWRRMWAAAIRSVLGGDDAFTDEDEEDEHWRKRMLRNALQSQGLEGMQLVTLPVDKIDNEYVQKVRKMKQQIDQLNEPPRVEMLGKGALTPVSFAPDPPHDVEIPCRNMWGPWTFNPDAASDTDSEEESDPDWELNFEVIEQ
- a CDS encoding uncharacterized protein (predicted protein), which encodes MFASRTSSRSICFPLGAAKTISDISSSQPKVIEMPSRTTSSLLESRWAPRPEETKRSSSTPRGQNHTRGPNHPPPSQELARFMKIVGRLKWKLPFLAEGYRLATLPADSGVDVAHAEIMFKIDFFEYYALLERAIVHLLGVFGVTVTGAITRSQSTPRLGRNRSIAAMHRYHANVLDTLERESCPLHSVLGTGNVREQLRKAKELRNRWKTADMSKEEAEKDSFHRPEESAMPLESYDFDHILSEIFVGLEDGLALAREQVARVENGTGNALSGDSEADWDFIVDAMDWEAV
- a CDS encoding uncharacterized protein (predicted protein); translation: MQQLFPSSEWNSTAYLCADDSRQTALVDCVTSNGTTKEEFITQRLTEESCNIKPRQGPPLIEGSTLAPLILATFFFTIRISAKSFNLGGGWGWDDLTIIISYIMGVAMFVLNIYMIKYGFGKNIWDIPFDDITQFYKYFQGFAVMYKIQISLAKISVCLFLLRIFQSRMFRTLAYTLIGINASIGITWALVDGLRCSPVHLAWDGWANEDPGTCIDFIDAILGNCLVNIIVDAIMVLMPVYEVSKLQLPLYKKLTVGLMFVMGSVLTIIGIIRVVVFWNNRWGQNQTAGIYPLIHWSVIESQVAIICACLPSSRALLNHFFPGIFSGSTKRTYATGPSNWYAKGQSNGQSKINKSVSYTVQYSSSSQRDDSNDLNDSNDSNSVVQLVDIDRKPNY
- a CDS encoding uncharacterized protein (predicted protein); this encodes MHGTRRLRRGSRHRQPSPKRQRTETPDASTSASIAQPAAELSEAKPAQPNAPVDSPGESKKQPTPETNQRGGDEKTPNERHHVNHEQHRSIGGRTAVFQNQHQSANIKCPGYPLFWFLPERFAAYAYRSTDILSFTESPPEIPTYKEPRLGTVPVGMVLNIPDHVDESAGIRARVAFDVAVLHVSLEPPFWTIASRTGRLLNSTDYCLNPSFATEKLRLIKVREMIQTHIIELTTYRHRFLLVLRSWRKERRLWEVRLAISQVRRGNNAIFQHPLTHEDLDRLCLWYREQQAADDRGEIDPSSFGRVTGMVNPCAKELQPNSQGGFVNDSIVTRFEKLKEATRGVLARISTLQAQEHEERRRQREQHAKREQGAPDRGHNGICLPGDALLVDFEFDTEDPFPSASVIDPLPTDLEHRAAHYHWHVERHGVWAPKGLFKRATYLNTFQLAGPDDLSFFDKPRAEWPRGHQGLLFEHVDYVDDFQVHPWGIPATRFAQALRQQPRYTAAAIYSKKARMVLKSIEHWYFTNKEVAFGGIQDWPLPCGVRDGLLEVIQELQ